The proteins below come from a single Gammaproteobacteria bacterium genomic window:
- the ampD gene encoding 1,6-anhydro-N-acetylmuramyl-L-alanine amidase AmpD, which produces MKEDGWCQGARHVPSPHFNVRMTGLVDMVVIHCISLPPRHYLTPFVEQFFLGTLNESAHPYFVEIKDLRVSSHFFIRRNGEVVQFVSTLDRAWHAGESTYLGHPDCNSRSVGIELEGTDDAPFESVQYDALVALTKAIMRRYEMVVPERIVGHSDIAPGRKTDPGPFFDWPYYLRQICRK; this is translated from the coding sequence ATAAAAGAAGATGGTTGGTGCCAAGGGGCGAGACATGTGCCCTCCCCGCATTTTAATGTGCGCATGACAGGTCTTGTTGATATGGTGGTCATTCATTGCATTAGCTTGCCACCACGGCATTATCTCACCCCCTTTGTTGAGCAATTTTTTCTCGGCACTCTGAATGAGAGTGCGCATCCATATTTTGTAGAAATAAAGGACTTGCGTGTATCGTCTCATTTTTTTATTCGTCGAAATGGCGAGGTCGTCCAATTTGTCAGCACGTTAGATCGGGCGTGGCATGCTGGGGAATCGACCTACCTTGGTCATCCAGACTGTAACAGCCGATCGGTTGGTATCGAGCTTGAGGGCACCGATGACGCACCTTTTGAGTCGGTGCAGTACGACGCACTGGTGGCGTTGACCAAGGCCATAATGCGTCGATACGAGATGGTCGTGCCGGAACGTATCGTAGGCCACAGCGACATTGCACCGGGCCGGAAGACGGATCCAGGGCCTTTTTTCGATTGGCCATATTACCTCAGGCAGATTTGCCGAAAGTAA